One Mycobacterium paraseoulense genomic window, ACCGCCGAGGGCACGTAGCGGTGATCGGTCAACACCATCGACTCGGTGTCGTCCCAGTCGCAGTGCAGGTTGTGCTTCACGACGCGCGCCTCGTGGTTGGCGACGTGCTTGAGCTGGTACGGCGAGGAGACGTCGCCGAGGGCGAAAACCCCACGCGCGGAGGTCCGTTGGTATTCGTCGACCAGCACCCGGCCGTTCTCGAGATCGACACCGGCCTGTTCGGCGTCCAGCAGGTCGGCGTTGGACACCCGCCCGGTCGCGACCAGCAGCAGGTCGGCGTTCAGCGTGGATCCGTCGTCGAGCCGCAGGGAGACGCCGGAGCCGTTGTCGGTGCCGGCCACGACGTTGCGGTGCGTGCGCAATTCCCATTTGGCCGCGGCGATGCGGGTGAAGCGTTTGCAGATGGTGTCGTCGCAGTGCCGCAGCATGGTGGCCCCCCGGATCACCAGCGTCACCCGCACGCCAAGAGCCGAGAAGACATGAGCGAATTCGGCTGCCACGAAACCACTTCCAACGATAACCAGGTGCTCGGGCAGCTCGGGAATGCGCATGATGGTGTCGCTGGTGTGGTAGCCGACCCCGCAGTCGATGATCGCGGGCGGGATCACCGGGCGCGACCCCGCCGCGATCACCACCTGGTCGGCGGTGAATTCCTCACCGGCGTCGGTGCGCAACAGGTAGCGACCGTCGGGCTGAACCGGTCCGAACCGGGTGTGCCGGCTGTACAAATCGACGTTGGGGGCGGCGCGCCGGTAATCTTCGCCGCTCATCGAGATCGGATCGATCCGGCCGAAGACGCGCGAGACGATGTCGTCCCAACGCACCCGGTCGACGTGCGCGTCGACCCCGTAGCGCGCCGCGTCGCGGATCGTCATGGCGACCTCGGCGGCGTAGACGAACATCTTGGTCGGGATGCACCCGACGTTCAGGCAGGTGCCGCCGAACGTGCCCTGCTCGCACAGCGCCGCCCGCTTGCCGAGCAAGCGATCGTCGAGAAGCGTGTTGCCCGAACCGGTTCCGATGATCGCGATGTCGTATGTCTCCACCCCGTCATCCCTTCCTCGAGGATGACTCGGTGCGATCGGAGCGCAGGT contains:
- the mtr gene encoding mycothione reductase gives rise to the protein METYDIAIIGTGSGNTLLDDRLLGKRAALCEQGTFGGTCLNVGCIPTKMFVYAAEVAMTIRDAARYGVDAHVDRVRWDDIVSRVFGRIDPISMSGEDYRRAAPNVDLYSRHTRFGPVQPDGRYLLRTDAGEEFTADQVVIAAGSRPVIPPAIIDCGVGYHTSDTIMRIPELPEHLVIVGSGFVAAEFAHVFSALGVRVTLVIRGATMLRHCDDTICKRFTRIAAAKWELRTHRNVVAGTDNGSGVSLRLDDGSTLNADLLLVATGRVSNADLLDAEQAGVDLENGRVLVDEYQRTSARGVFALGDVSSPYQLKHVANHEARVVKHNLHCDWDDTESMVLTDHRYVPSAVFTDPQLASVGLTENQAIAKGFDISVAIHDYGDVAYGWAMEDTTGIVKLIAERNTGCLLGAHVMGPQASSIIQPLIQAMSFGLTAPEMARGQYWIHPALPEVVENALLDLQ